From Bacteroidales bacterium, one genomic window encodes:
- the rplS gene encoding 50S ribosomal protein L19, giving the protein MGKTELLQYVENLVPVKKFPEFKAGDTITVNYKIVEGNKERIQSYQGVVLQRAGSGPTETFTVRKISGNVGVERIFPVSSPFIDEITVNKKGMVRRARIFYLRELRGKKARIKEQRY; this is encoded by the coding sequence ATGGGAAAGACCGAATTACTACAATATGTTGAGAACCTGGTCCCTGTCAAGAAATTCCCTGAATTCAAAGCAGGCGACACGATCACCGTGAATTACAAAATCGTGGAAGGGAACAAGGAGCGTATCCAGAGTTACCAGGGAGTTGTGCTGCAGCGTGCCGGAAGCGGCCCCACTGAAACATTCACCGTGAGGAAGATCTCAGGCAATGTTGGTGTGGAAAGGATTTTCCCGGTATCGTCACCTTTCATCGATGAAATTACCGTCAACAAAAAAGGGATGGTTCGCCGTGCAAGGATATTCTATCTCAGGGAACTGCGTGGAAAGAAAGCACGAATCAAGGAACAGAGATATTAA
- a CDS encoding ornithine carbamoyltransferase, with amino-acid sequence MPFNLRNRSFLKLLDFTPQEVRFLLDLAIDLKKAKYSGTEQQRLKGKNIALIFEKTSTRTRCAFEVAAFDQGASVTYLGPSGSQIGHKETMKDTARVLGRMYDGIEYRGFGQAIVEELAKYAGVPVWNGLTDEFHPTQVLADIMTMMEHSDKPLQQIKYAYLGDARNNMGNSLMVGAAKLGMDFRAAGPRSCWPDEALVKECQAMARDTGARILITDNLDEAVKGADFIHTDVWLSMGESADLWGQRIKEMIPYQVNSAVIHKTDNPGVKFMHCLPSFHNRDTKVGEEIFQKFGIAAMEVTDEVFESPASIVFDQAENRLHTIKAVMVATLGD; translated from the coding sequence ATGCCATTCAATTTACGAAACCGAAGCTTTTTGAAGCTTCTGGATTTTACGCCGCAGGAGGTCCGTTTCCTGCTGGACCTGGCCATTGACCTGAAAAAGGCCAAGTATTCGGGAACAGAGCAGCAGCGCCTGAAGGGCAAGAACATCGCCCTGATCTTTGAGAAGACATCCACGCGAACACGTTGTGCCTTTGAAGTTGCCGCTTTTGACCAGGGCGCCAGCGTGACCTACCTTGGACCCTCCGGTTCACAGATAGGGCACAAGGAAACCATGAAGGATACAGCACGCGTTCTCGGCCGGATGTACGATGGTATTGAATACCGGGGATTTGGGCAGGCTATTGTTGAGGAGCTGGCCAAATACGCAGGCGTACCGGTCTGGAACGGGCTGACCGATGAATTTCATCCCACCCAGGTGCTGGCCGATATCATGACGATGATGGAACACAGCGATAAGCCGCTTCAACAGATCAAGTACGCTTATTTAGGGGATGCCCGCAACAACATGGGCAATTCGCTGATGGTTGGCGCTGCCAAACTTGGAATGGATTTCAGAGCTGCCGGACCGCGCTCCTGCTGGCCTGACGAGGCACTGGTGAAGGAATGCCAGGCAATGGCCAGGGATACGGGTGCCAGGATCCTCATCACGGATAACCTGGATGAAGCGGTCAAGGGAGCCGATTTTATCCATACGGATGTATGGCTTTCCATGGGTGAATCGGCTGATCTCTGGGGTCAGCGGATAAAGGAAATGATACCCTACCAGGTCAATAGCGCGGTCATCCACAAAACCGATAATCCCGGCGTAAAGTTCATGCATTGTCTGCCGTCTTTCCATAACAGGGATACGAAGGTCGGGGAGGAAATCTTTCAGAAATTTGGGATAGCTGCGATGGAGGTGACCGATGAGGTCTTTGAGTCACCGGCTTCCATTGTTTTTGATCAGGCGGAAAACCGCCTCCATACCATCAAAGCGGTGATGGTGGCCACCCTGGGCGATTAA
- the arcC gene encoding carbamate kinase, giving the protein MKRLGVVAFGGNALIRDGQKGTIDEQEANAYKTCENLIKLIDRDYNLVITHGNGPQVGNIMLANTAGHKLYGLPDMPLDISVAYSQGFIGYVIEQQLRNVLMSKDMDRDIISIITQVLVNKEDPAFQNPTKPIGPFYTKDEAEKITTETGARFSKDPRGRGWRKVVASPKPLVISNARSMERLARDGQIVIAVGGGGIPAFFVQENKLQGIDAVIDKDLASALLAVQINADKLFILTDIDKVYINFNTPQQKALDRMSLSEAKHYLAEGHFSEGSMAPKIRAAIHFVENRGKDTIITHTDLLGTDGGGTRVVFV; this is encoded by the coding sequence ATGAAACGATTGGGTGTGGTAGCTTTTGGAGGCAACGCGCTGATCCGGGATGGACAGAAGGGCACCATCGATGAGCAGGAAGCAAATGCATATAAGACCTGCGAAAACCTCATCAAACTCATTGACCGTGATTATAACCTGGTGATCACGCACGGTAACGGACCGCAGGTGGGCAACATCATGCTGGCCAATACGGCAGGGCATAAATTGTACGGATTGCCCGACATGCCCCTTGACATCAGCGTGGCTTATTCGCAGGGCTTCATCGGTTACGTGATCGAACAGCAGTTGCGTAATGTTTTAATGTCGAAGGATATGGACCGTGACATCATCAGCATCATCACACAGGTGCTCGTCAACAAGGAAGATCCTGCCTTTCAGAATCCGACAAAACCGATTGGGCCTTTTTATACAAAGGACGAAGCCGAGAAGATCACGACGGAAACCGGGGCCAGGTTTTCGAAAGATCCACGCGGCAGGGGATGGCGCAAAGTGGTGGCATCGCCCAAGCCGCTGGTCATTTCCAATGCACGGTCCATGGAACGCCTGGCCAGGGACGGACAGATCGTCATTGCTGTCGGCGGCGGCGGCATCCCTGCATTCTTCGTCCAGGAAAACAAACTCCAGGGGATCGATGCGGTCATCGACAAGGATCTTGCCTCTGCATTGCTTGCCGTGCAGATCAATGCGGATAAACTCTTTATCCTGACCGACATTGACAAGGTCTACATCAATTTCAATACTCCTCAGCAGAAAGCGCTTGACCGGATGTCGCTTTCAGAAGCAAAGCATTATCTTGCAGAAGGACATTTTTCAGAGGGAAGTATGGCCCCTAAGATCAGGGCAGCCATTCATTTTGTCGAAAACAGGGGGAAGGATACGATCATCACCCATACGGATCTTCTGGGAACAGATGGCGGAGGAACCAGAGTTGTCTTTGTTTAA